The following nucleotide sequence is from Candidatus Limnocylindrales bacterium.
AGATCGAATTTATAGAAAACTCTCAAGACCAAATTAAACTTACCAAGCAGAATGGTGAGGTGATTCAGGGGACCCTAACCCTACCGGAAGTTAAAATCCAGATGGAACTCGGTCCCACGGTAGAAATTCTTAAGGACAAAATCAAGTCCATATCCTTCCCGAAATAGTCTGTTGACCTTTATCCATTGTCCATTCTAAATAAAGATGTAACCCGGTTGGGTCTCAAAGGACAAAGGATAAAGGACAAAGGACTGTGTCTGTTATGGCATACTTAAAAAAATCAGTTCTTTTACCCTTTGTTTTAACGATAGGTCTTTTATCCACATCTTGTGGGATGTCCGTTAAAGGCATCAATAAATTTCAACCCAATGTGATTCCACTTTCGCAAGAAATAGATCTGGGAAGAAAATTTTCTAAAGAAGTTGAGAAAGAGGTTAAGCTCATGCGCCTTCGTGTTTTAAACGATTATGTTGATTCCCTGGGACAGTCCCTGGCTAAGAACTCGGATTTAAACACCATCCCTTATCACTTTAAGGTTATTAACGGTAAACAGATCAACGCTTTTGCCCTGCCGGGTGGGTATATCTACGTTTACAGGGGTTTAATAGAAACCGTGGATAGTGAATCTGAACTGGCAGGGGTTTTAGCCCATGAAATCGGCCATGTAGCAGCACGCCACGGAACTGAACAGATGACCCGGCAACTGGGATTTTCTATCCTAGCCTCTATTTTGTTGGGAAATAATCCTTCTCAGCTTGAAATCCTGGCTGCCAGATTATTTGGTACCGCCGGATTACTGGCTTATAGCCGCAGCAATGAGGCAGAAGCAGACCGGTTAGGGGTTCATTACCTTTACAAAACAGGCTACAATCCCGAGGGAATGGGTGAGTTTTTCGAGAGACTCCAGGCTCTTCACAAGGATAAACCAAATATATTGGAAAAATTCTTTGCCACACACCCTCCCTTATCCAACAGATTAGAAGCGGTAAAAGCCGAAATGGCTAAGATTCCCTCCGATGAAATTAAAGGAACCATCAAAAACTCACCGGAGTTCTCCATGGTTAAAGTTCTGTTTAATAAAGAGTAGAAACTCTGTTAGTGTGGGGGTGTGGGAGTATGGAAGGAGGGAAGTATGGAAGTATGGGGGTATAGGTGTAGAAGATAGAACTCCCACACCTCCACACCCCCACACCCCCATACTCCCACATCCGGGACGTTCAAGCCTCCAGGATCTTCTTAATCTGATCTTCCGCCCAGCTTATGGCCTTTTTATAGGGTTCGCCACCGACCACCCGGGCAACCATATCGGGAATGATATACTGATTTTCAACCGCTCCGGCATATCGGGTAGGGTTTCCAGGCCAGCCCGGGAAATGGGTATAATTCCCTTCTTCGGGAAGTAAAATCAAGTTGGGGTCCGTTTTCCAGAGAGGAAGGTCTTCGAACTTCTTAAAGGGACTCATACAAAATCCTTTGGCTGCCGTAAGCCAGGAGGTGTATACCGGTTCGCTGTAAAAGAATTTTAAAAATTCCTTAGCAAGATCCTTATTTTTAGAAAACTTCCAAACGGCCAGTCCATGGTTAAAGCCCGCACCGTGTCGTCCCCCAGGTCCTGAAAGCGAAGGATGATGAACAATACTCTCCGCAATGGGCATATTCTTATCCCTGGCAGCCCAGTAAACACTCACCGGATTTAAAATCCAGGATCCCTTTCCAGAGAGAAAAAATCGATTGTTTCCCGCATCGTCCCAGGAAAGAACTTCATTACTCATGCAATCTAAATAGAGACGCCGGGCATAATCCAGGGCTTCCTCGGTATGGGGAGAGTTCAGGGCAATGGTTTTACTATCGGCTTCAAAAACTTTAGCCCCATAACACCAAAGAACCACATTCCAGGTGGCATTCGCGTCGGTACAATGGCTGATCGGAAGACCAATAGGATGCCCATGTTCTTTGAGTTTTTTACCCGCTTCATAGAGTTCTTCCCAGGTCTTGGGAAGAGCAAGCCCGGCCTCTTCCCAATGCTTTTTATTGCCTGTACCCACAAAAGCGACCCAATACCAGGGTGCAAGTTTCCATTGACCTCCTATATGGAAAACCTGTCGTGGATTAGCCCGGGTAGAATAATTTTTATCCACCTCTTCTAGAATATCATCTAAAGGCTCCAGATTCGCTTCGTGAAGGTAACCGTAAGTGTCCCACATATTCACCAAATCGTGTCCACTTTGGATATTCGCCTCCGAAGCAAGTTTAACAGGAAGTTGGGTAACCTGGATGGTGTCAAAGCGGGTATCACAGCCAGCCTGTTTACCAAACTCTTCCATAATCTGTCGAAACCTTTCATCACCCGATGGAACGAAAAGACTTAAAGCAAGGGCGGTTAAGGTCCGTTTCTGGGCAAAGGCCGGAGCTTTGCCTTCCACCAGCCAGGACCATCCCGAGGCTATCCCCGTTAAAGAACCAGCCACATAGGTAGAGGTACGGATAAATTCACGGCGGGTAAGCCATGAATTAGACTGAAGCATAGAATTTGTTTCATCACCATATTCTCGATTCATAAAACTCCTCAAGATTTAAAAATTTTAATTGAAACAATTTCCTTTTATGAATTATAAGACTCTTATATACTTTTACCCTAGCGGGAATAAAGAAAGGTTGTCAAGGCTATTTTTGGATTTGACACAAAGACATCCGGAGGGTATCCTGGGAAGTTTAGGAGAAGAAAGGAAGCTGATTTTCATCTCTGTACTCCTGCGTTTTCCTATCTCTGCCGGCCTTGGGGTGGGTTTTGTGACAGATCTATCTTTGTGTATGCAAGATAAAAAAATAGGAATTGGAATTGTAGGGGCTACAGGATGGGTTGCCGGGGAATATATTAAAGCGACCAAGAAAAATCCCCATAGCCAGGTGGTAGCCCTCTGTAGTCGAAGCCGGGAAGGAGCGGAGAAAATCCAGAATGAATATGGCTTAACCGGCCAGATTTACACCCATTACCCTGAAATGCTTAAGCAAGAAGACCTGGATCTGGTTGTCATCTGCACTCCGGATTTTCTCCATGCCGAACAGGGAATTCAAGCTGCCGAAGCCGGGAAACATCTGATCATAGAAAAGGCTATTGCACTAAATCTCAAAGACCTTCGAGCTCTTCAATCTGCCGTTAATCAAGCCAGGATTAAAACGGTTGTCAGTTTTGTTCTTCGTTGGAATCCCATGATAAACCTCCTCAGGTCTCTTGTGGCTAAAGATGCTATCGGAGTCCTCTTTTATGCCGAGGTTGATTATTTACACGGTCGACGCGAGCATTACCGTTCCTACGAATGGTCCCGTAAAATTGCCACCGGTGGAAGTGCTCTCCTGGGGGCGGGTTGCCACGCAGTGGATACATTGAGATATCTCGTCGGTTCAGAAGCCATAGAAGTAACGGCATATGCAGGAGGTTATGATAAAAATTATGAATATCCGCCTACCATTGTAACTATCATGAAATTTAAAAATGGGGTAATCGGAAAAGTAGGTTGCTCCCGGGAAGTGCGTATGCCCTACATGCTACCCATAAAGCTCTTCGGCTCCCGAGGCTCTATCCTGGATAACAAACTCTTCTCCGAAACCCTCTTTCCCGGGCAGACCGATTTTGCCTTGATCCCCACAAACATCCCTTCCAGTGGCGATGTGACCCATCACCCCTTCCAGGATGAGGTAAACCATATTATAGACTGTATCTTGAAGGACCAAACTCCCCAGCCCGATGTGAACGATGCAGTAATGACCCACGAAATTTGTCTGGCAGCAGACCTCTCGGCAAAAGAAGGATGTTCTGTTAAATTACCTTTTCCCTGACAAAACCGGGTCCTCTATTGAGAATTGGGGATTGGGAATTGGGAACTAGGCTTCTAATTCCTAATCCCTAATTTCCAATTCCTGCTTCTTATCCGGATCTATCCATTCCTTGTACGGGCGGAGGGCCTCCGCCCCTACAGTTGATTTAAAGAGGAAGGAAAAAAATGATCTGCCCAAAATGTCGGTTTGAACAATCGGACCAATACACAGAGTGCCTGAGGTGCGGGGTCATCTTTACCAAATTTAAAACATCCTCAAAGGTCCAGGATCCCTCCCGACAACCGGTGTACCTACCAAAAAAGGAAGCTCAAAAAGAGTTCGAACCTCAAAGGATTGAAGAAGAAGGTTGGAAGGCTTTAGGGATAGGTTTGATTTTTGCCGGAATTATCCTTTTTTTTCCCTTCCCAACCTTTGTTTTGAGTCATTTTATTATTCTTGTTCATGAATTGGGTCATGCCCTGGCAGCCTGGCTTTTTGGTTATCCCAGT
It contains:
- a CDS encoding M48 family metallopeptidase, which produces MAYLKKSVLLPFVLTIGLLSTSCGMSVKGINKFQPNVIPLSQEIDLGRKFSKEVEKEVKLMRLRVLNDYVDSLGQSLAKNSDLNTIPYHFKVINGKQINAFALPGGYIYVYRGLIETVDSESELAGVLAHEIGHVAARHGTEQMTRQLGFSILASILLGNNPSQLEILAARLFGTAGLLAYSRSNEAEADRLGVHYLYKTGYNPEGMGEFFERLQALHKDKPNILEKFFATHPPLSNRLEAVKAEMAKIPSDEIKGTIKNSPEFSMVKVLFNKE
- a CDS encoding extracellular solute-binding protein, producing the protein MNREYGDETNSMLQSNSWLTRREFIRTSTYVAGSLTGIASGWSWLVEGKAPAFAQKRTLTALALSLFVPSGDERFRQIMEEFGKQAGCDTRFDTIQVTQLPVKLASEANIQSGHDLVNMWDTYGYLHEANLEPLDDILEEVDKNYSTRANPRQVFHIGGQWKLAPWYWVAFVGTGNKKHWEEAGLALPKTWEELYEAGKKLKEHGHPIGLPISHCTDANATWNVVLWCYGAKVFEADSKTIALNSPHTEEALDYARRLYLDCMSNEVLSWDDAGNNRFFLSGKGSWILNPVSVYWAARDKNMPIAESIVHHPSLSGPGGRHGAGFNHGLAVWKFSKNKDLAKEFLKFFYSEPVYTSWLTAAKGFCMSPFKKFEDLPLWKTDPNLILLPEEGNYTHFPGWPGNPTRYAGAVENQYIIPDMVARVVGGEPYKKAISWAEDQIKKILEA
- a CDS encoding Gfo/Idh/MocA family oxidoreductase, coding for MTQRHPEGILGSLGEERKLIFISVLLRFPISAGLGVGFVTDLSLCMQDKKIGIGIVGATGWVAGEYIKATKKNPHSQVVALCSRSREGAEKIQNEYGLTGQIYTHYPEMLKQEDLDLVVICTPDFLHAEQGIQAAEAGKHLIIEKAIALNLKDLRALQSAVNQARIKTVVSFVLRWNPMINLLRSLVAKDAIGVLFYAEVDYLHGRREHYRSYEWSRKIATGGSALLGAGCHAVDTLRYLVGSEAIEVTAYAGGYDKNYEYPPTIVTIMKFKNGVIGKVGCSREVRMPYMLPIKLFGSRGSILDNKLFSETLFPGQTDFALIPTNIPSSGDVTHHPFQDEVNHIIDCILKDQTPQPDVNDAVMTHEICLAADLSAKEGCSVKLPFP